The following proteins are encoded in a genomic region of Bacillus sp. FJAT-22090:
- a CDS encoding NAD(P)H-dependent flavin oxidoreductase, translated as MLKNEITRLIKIEHPIIQAPMAGGITTSRLVAAVSNSGALGMIGAGYLTPSKLKEQIKEVKQLTSECYGVNLFVPNFFEIDEAKIKKTNQLLSKYKVELNIQDENILLPSIENTKQTFMEQIQIIMEEKVPICSFTFGVPSKEVLNELRKLNIISIGTATTVKEAMAIEELGMNAVVVQGSEAGGHRGNFLNAHEESLIGLMSLIPQVVDRVKIPVIAAGGIMDGRGLMASLSLGACAVQMGTAFLTCEESGAQPIHKEAILEAKDEDITLTNAFSGKWARGIKNKFIIEMHKNETDIPIFPIQNTLTQSIRKTSSDQHNKEFMSLWSGQSPLLARTETAEALIQRIIKEAKGININM; from the coding sequence ATGTTGAAAAATGAAATTACTAGGTTAATAAAGATAGAGCATCCTATTATTCAAGCACCAATGGCTGGAGGGATAACTACTTCGAGATTAGTGGCAGCTGTTTCTAATAGTGGAGCGCTTGGAATGATTGGAGCCGGATATTTAACTCCATCTAAATTAAAAGAGCAAATCAAAGAGGTAAAGCAGTTAACATCAGAATGCTATGGAGTAAATTTATTTGTTCCAAACTTTTTTGAGATTGATGAAGCGAAGATAAAGAAAACCAATCAATTACTAAGCAAATACAAAGTGGAATTAAACATTCAAGATGAAAATATACTTCTTCCAAGTATAGAGAATACCAAACAGACATTTATGGAACAAATACAAATTATTATGGAGGAAAAAGTTCCTATTTGTTCCTTTACTTTCGGTGTTCCATCCAAAGAAGTATTAAATGAATTAAGGAAACTAAACATTATCTCTATCGGTACGGCAACAACAGTTAAGGAAGCAATGGCAATTGAGGAACTAGGAATGAATGCTGTCGTTGTACAAGGAAGTGAAGCAGGAGGTCATAGAGGTAACTTTTTAAATGCTCACGAAGAAAGCTTGATTGGCCTAATGTCTTTGATTCCTCAAGTAGTAGATCGTGTAAAGATACCTGTTATAGCTGCTGGGGGAATTATGGATGGTAGAGGACTAATGGCTTCTTTAAGCTTAGGTGCATGTGCTGTCCAAATGGGTACTGCGTTTTTAACCTGTGAGGAAAGTGGTGCTCAACCAATACATAAAGAAGCAATACTCGAAGCAAAAGATGAAGATATAACGTTAACTAATGCTTTTTCAGGTAAATGGGCAAGAGGGATTAAAAATAAATTTATAATAGAAATGCACAAAAATGAAACTGATATTCCAATTTTTCCTATACAAAATACATTGACACAATCGATTCGAAAGACATCTTCTGATCAACATAATAAAGAATTTATGTCTCTTTGGTCTGGTCAAAGCCCCTTACTTGCTAGAACGGAGACAGCGGAAGCATTAATACAGCGGATCATAAAAGAAGCAAAAGGAATAAATATAAACATGTAA
- a CDS encoding GNAT family N-acetyltransferase, protein MKIVMETARLYLCVFEEEHIESAKHFWGNQEVMALCDGPTPHELLSQVIAGYRKCHEVLGLSVYAVIVKETNEVIGSAGFNITGSMKEVELIYHFIQSSWGKGFASEAAKACLELAKSHTNIQKVTASASPENKGSLKILEKIGFTYKGMKWFDDTQQDEPYYEYIIVSN, encoded by the coding sequence TTGAAGATTGTAATGGAAACTGCTCGATTGTATTTATGCGTATTTGAAGAAGAACATATAGAGTCTGCAAAACATTTTTGGGGCAATCAAGAAGTGATGGCATTATGTGATGGACCTACCCCACATGAACTATTGTCTCAAGTGATCGCAGGTTATCGTAAATGTCATGAAGTCCTCGGGTTATCCGTTTACGCTGTAATAGTAAAAGAGACGAATGAGGTTATTGGTTCTGCAGGGTTTAATATAACTGGCTCCATGAAAGAAGTTGAATTAATTTATCATTTCATTCAATCATCTTGGGGAAAAGGTTTTGCATCTGAAGCTGCTAAGGCTTGCTTAGAATTAGCTAAAAGTCACACAAATATTCAAAAGGTTACAGCATCAGCGAGTCCAGAGAATAAAGGTTCACTCAAAATACTAGAAAAGATTGGTTTTACTTATAAAGGCATGAAATGGTTTGATGATACGCAACAAGATGAGCCTTATTATGAATACATTATTGTATCAAACTAG
- the hutU gene encoding urocanate hydratase, protein MTTPEILYSVKAQRGPELRCKGWRQESILRMLENNMENAEKPEELVIYGGIGKAARNWESYHAIVKSLKELEDDETLVVQSGMPVAIFKTHKYAPTVVMATTNIMKADWPTFYDLQDKNLTIYANYTAAPWEYIGTQGVIQGTFETLSAIARLHYNDSLVGKILLTAGAGGMGGNQTRAMTMHGGVAILCDSNIEIIQRRIDKGFIDEVAGSLDEAIAKAKEYAAAGKPLGIAVVGNAADIFEEVLEKGWLPDISTSMTPGHDPISYLPAGYTVEQAEELRDSNRELYLEKARETMVRELKALIKFMDLGVHSFEYGTSHRKECIDAGMDEKEAKRLPGFVAEYIRPLFCEGRGPFRWVCLSGEAEDLRKIDDMILEKFSDDHLVTRWIKLAKKHIPIEALPARICYMGFGQRKAFALEVNDMIRRGELAGPVAFSRDNLDSGSIVNPTFESENMKDGSDLISDWPMLNGLLNAVGMCDLIAIQANYSMGEAVHTGVTMVADGTAESDMRLEVAMTVDSGIGVVRHAQAGYEIAQDVANGKGKLTEESIKIPLWWKREATFGPKDIKKEEARVK, encoded by the coding sequence ATGACAACACCTGAAATCTTATATTCCGTGAAAGCACAAAGAGGACCTGAGTTACGTTGTAAAGGATGGAGACAGGAATCCATCCTACGTATGCTTGAAAATAACATGGAAAACGCAGAAAAACCAGAAGAGCTGGTCATCTATGGGGGAATCGGGAAAGCTGCACGCAACTGGGAATCCTATCATGCCATCGTGAAATCCTTAAAAGAGTTAGAGGATGATGAGACATTGGTCGTGCAATCTGGGATGCCGGTGGCGATCTTCAAGACACATAAGTATGCCCCGACCGTGGTGATGGCAACGACGAACATCATGAAAGCAGATTGGCCGACATTCTACGATCTACAAGATAAAAACCTAACGATCTATGCGAACTATACAGCGGCGCCTTGGGAGTATATCGGTACCCAAGGGGTTATCCAAGGAACATTTGAAACACTTTCGGCGATTGCACGCCTGCATTACAATGATTCACTCGTTGGAAAAATTCTACTTACTGCAGGAGCAGGAGGGATGGGCGGGAATCAAACACGTGCGATGACGATGCATGGGGGTGTTGCCATCCTTTGTGACTCGAACATCGAAATCATTCAACGTCGTATCGACAAAGGCTTCATCGATGAGGTTGCGGGATCGCTGGACGAGGCGATTGCGAAGGCGAAGGAATATGCGGCTGCTGGGAAACCGCTTGGCATCGCAGTCGTAGGAAATGCGGCTGATATTTTTGAGGAAGTGCTTGAAAAAGGATGGCTACCAGACATATCTACTTCCATGACCCCAGGGCATGACCCAATCTCTTACTTACCAGCTGGTTATACCGTGGAACAAGCGGAAGAGTTACGTGATTCCAACCGTGAACTTTACCTGGAAAAAGCACGTGAGACAATGGTCCGTGAATTGAAGGCGCTTATCAAATTCATGGATTTGGGTGTCCATTCATTCGAATACGGAACAAGCCACCGCAAAGAATGCATCGATGCTGGAATGGACGAAAAAGAGGCGAAGCGACTACCGGGCTTCGTGGCAGAATATATCCGCCCGCTGTTCTGTGAGGGACGAGGACCATTCCGATGGGTTTGCCTATCGGGTGAGGCAGAGGACTTACGCAAGATTGACGACATGATCCTCGAGAAATTCAGTGACGACCACCTGGTGACACGTTGGATCAAGCTCGCGAAGAAACATATCCCGATCGAAGCGCTACCTGCGCGTATTTGTTACATGGGCTTCGGTCAACGCAAGGCCTTCGCATTAGAAGTGAACGACATGATCCGTCGCGGAGAACTAGCAGGACCTGTGGCATTCTCCCGTGACAACCTGGATTCTGGTTCGATCGTGAACCCGACATTCGAATCAGAAAACATGAAAGACGGCAGTGACTTGATCTCTGACTGGCCGATGTTGAACGGACTTTTAAACGCAGTAGGCATGTGTGACCTCATCGCGATCCAAGCGAACTATTCAATGGGGGAGGCAGTTCATACAGGCGTGACGATGGTTGCGGATGGAACAGCAGAATCGGATATGAGACTCGAGGTGGCGATGACCGTAGACTCAGGCATAGGGGTTGTTCGTCACGCACAGGCGGGTTATGAAATTGCACAGGACGTAGCGAACGGAAAAGGAAAATTAACAGAGGAGAGCATCAAGATCCCATTATGGTGGAAGCGTGAAGCGACATTTGGACCTAAAGATATAAAGAAAGAAGAAGCTAGAGTGAAATAA
- a CDS encoding sigma-54 interaction domain-containing protein: MTVASIGSIIRSFVDGVIALNENHDILWYDLDMDFPIKISNGMAISSFIDCDYNQFNNNESFTLQLDGRKLSVDVKVFSSDCSIIFLCLKYSESDITYIEERLFCLEKIIEALDEGVMMSNSEGEITLYNDAQEKMEGLSSKDIIGKHLWSVYNYNPQYSEHRHTFKTGKPIYSRYRAHSKINGIPKYVNYSTFPIQKDGKTISVFSISTNESKLKDRLHETIELKRQANVSSEDKVHSKNGTIFTFNDIKGKSLPLLELIKEAQNVSIHNADTLIVGETGTGKELFAQSMHNHSPRANKPFVAINCAAIPENLLESTLFGTVKGAFTGATDQMGLFEYAQDGTLFLDEINSMPITLQTKLMRVLQERLVRKVGSNEVAPVKCTIISACNEDPEKLIAENRMRLDLFYRIAHTSLYIPPLRDRIEDVHFFINYFLDTYQAKLSKTVPPLSDWLRKSLLHYTWPGNIRELEHLIENIIIRVPENGETIDIEHLPSYMRGKIMMYSNTSYNQREDTQRPLKKIFNSTERQLIETTLVQSNWNVSRAAKKLGITRQSLQYHIKKHDLEKPTI; encoded by the coding sequence ATGACTGTAGCATCTATCGGATCAATTATTCGAAGTTTTGTAGATGGAGTGATTGCACTAAACGAGAATCATGATATTCTTTGGTATGACTTAGATATGGACTTTCCTATTAAGATCTCAAATGGAATGGCTATTAGTAGTTTTATTGACTGTGATTACAACCAGTTTAACAACAATGAATCATTTACTCTTCAATTAGATGGAAGAAAGTTATCAGTAGATGTGAAAGTTTTTTCTTCCGATTGTTCTATTATTTTTTTATGCCTAAAATATTCGGAAAGCGATATAACTTATATAGAGGAAAGATTGTTTTGCTTAGAAAAAATTATTGAAGCTCTTGATGAAGGAGTTATGATGAGTAATTCAGAAGGAGAAATTACTTTGTATAATGATGCTCAAGAGAAAATGGAAGGTTTATCTAGCAAGGATATAATAGGTAAACATTTATGGTCTGTCTATAATTACAATCCGCAATACTCGGAACATCGACATACATTTAAAACAGGAAAACCTATCTATTCTAGATATCGGGCACATTCAAAAATTAATGGTATACCTAAATACGTTAACTATAGTACATTTCCTATCCAAAAAGACGGGAAAACCATTTCAGTATTTTCTATCAGCACGAATGAATCAAAATTGAAAGACCGACTGCACGAAACAATCGAACTAAAAAGACAAGCAAATGTTTCAAGCGAAGATAAAGTCCATTCTAAGAATGGCACTATTTTTACATTTAATGATATTAAGGGAAAAAGCCTTCCTCTATTAGAACTTATAAAAGAAGCTCAAAATGTTTCTATACATAATGCGGATACATTAATTGTAGGCGAGACTGGTACTGGAAAAGAGTTATTTGCGCAAAGTATGCATAACCATAGTCCGCGGGCAAATAAACCATTCGTTGCAATAAATTGTGCTGCAATCCCAGAAAATTTACTCGAAAGTACGTTATTTGGAACAGTAAAAGGTGCATTTACAGGTGCTACAGACCAAATGGGATTATTTGAATATGCACAAGATGGCACCTTATTTTTAGATGAAATTAACTCGATGCCCATTACTTTGCAAACAAAATTAATGCGTGTCCTACAAGAAAGGCTAGTTCGTAAAGTAGGCTCTAACGAAGTTGCACCTGTAAAATGTACTATTATAAGTGCGTGTAACGAAGATCCCGAAAAACTTATTGCAGAAAATAGGATGCGACTAGATTTATTTTATCGAATTGCACATACAAGTTTATACATTCCACCACTTAGAGATCGAATTGAAGATGTACATTTTTTTATAAATTATTTTTTAGATACTTATCAAGCAAAATTATCAAAAACAGTTCCACCACTTTCCGATTGGTTACGAAAAAGTCTTCTTCATTATACTTGGCCAGGAAATATTAGAGAATTAGAACATTTGATTGAAAACATCATTATTCGAGTTCCAGAAAACGGTGAAACTATTGATATTGAGCACCTTCCATCTTATATGCGTGGAAAAATAATGATGTATTCCAATACTTCCTATAATCAGCGAGAGGACACTCAAAGACCTCTTAAAAAAATCTTTAATAGTACGGAAAGACAATTAATCGAAACAACATTAGTACAATCAAATTGGAATGTATCTAGAGCTGCAAAAAAACTTGGCATTACACGCCAAAGTCTACAGTATCATATTAAAAAGCATGATCTTGAAAAACCTACTATTTAA
- the hutU gene encoding urocanate hydratase, with amino-acid sequence MTTPEILYSVKAQRGPELRCKGWRQESILRMLENNMENAEKPEELVIYGGIGKAARNWESYHAIVKSLKELEDDETLVVQSGMPVAIFKTHKYAPTVVMATTNIMKADWPTFYDLQDKNLTIYANYTAAPWEYIGTQGVIQGTFETLSAIARLHYNDSLVGKILLTAGAGGMGGNQTRAMTMHGGVAILCDSNIEIIQRRIDKGFIDEVAGSLDEAIAKAKEYAAAGKPLGIAVVGNAADIFEEVLEKGWLPDISTSMTPGHDPISYLPAGYTVEQAEELRDSNRELYLEKARETMVRELKALIKFMDLGVHSFEYGTSHRKECIDAGMDEKEAKRLPGFVAEYIRPLFCEGRGPFRWVCLSGEAEDLRKIDDMILEKFSDDHLVTRWIKLAKKHIPIEALPARICYMGFGQRKAFALEVNDMIRRGELAGPVAFSRDNLDSGSIVNPTFESENMKDGSDLISDWPMLNGLLNAVGMCDLIAIQANYSMGEAVHTGVTMVAECDLIAIQANYSMGEAVHTGVTMVADGTAESDMRLEVAMTVDSGIGVVRHAQAGYEIAQDVANGKGKLTEESIKIPLWWKREATFGPKDVKKEVKA; translated from the coding sequence ATGACAACACCTGAAATCTTATATTCCGTGAAAGCACAAAGAGGACCTGAGTTACGTTGTAAAGGATGGAGACAGGAATCCATCCTACGTATGCTTGAAAATAACATGGAAAACGCAGAAAAACCAGAAGAGCTGGTCATCTATGGGGGAATCGGGAAAGCTGCACGCAACTGGGAATCCTATCATGCCATCGTGAAATCCTTAAAAGAGTTAGAGGATGATGAGACATTGGTCGTGCAATCTGGGATGCCGGTGGCGATCTTCAAGACACATAAGTATGCCCCGACCGTGGTGATGGCAACGACGAACATCATGAAAGCAGATTGGCCGACATTCTACGATCTACAAGATAAAAACCTAACGATCTATGCGAACTATACAGCGGCGCCTTGGGAGTATATCGGTACCCAAGGGGTTATCCAAGGAACATTTGAAACACTTTCGGCGATTGCACGCCTGCATTACAATGATTCACTCGTTGGAAAAATTCTACTTACTGCAGGAGCAGGAGGGATGGGCGGGAATCAAACACGTGCGATGACGATGCATGGGGGTGTTGCCATCCTTTGTGACTCGAACATCGAAATCATTCAACGTCGTATCGACAAAGGCTTCATCGATGAGGTTGCGGGATCGCTGGACGAGGCGATTGCGAAGGCGAAGGAATATGCGGCTGCTGGGAAACCGCTTGGCATCGCAGTCGTAGGAAATGCGGCTGATATTTTTGAGGAAGTGCTTGAAAAAGGATGGCTACCAGACATATCTACTTCCATGACCCCAGGGCATGACCCAATCTCTTACTTACCAGCTGGTTATACCGTGGAACAAGCGGAAGAGTTACGTGATTCCAACCGTGAACTTTACCTGGAAAAAGCACGTGAGACAATGGTCCGTGAATTGAAGGCGCTTATCAAATTCATGGATTTGGGTGTCCATTCATTCGAATACGGAACAAGCCACCGCAAAGAATGCATCGATGCTGGAATGGACGAAAAAGAGGCGAAGCGACTACCGGGCTTCGTGGCAGAATATATCCGCCCGCTGTTCTGTGAGGGACGAGGACCATTCCGATGGGTTTGCCTATCGGGTGAGGCAGAGGACTTACGCAAGATTGACGACATGATCCTCGAGAAATTCAGTGACGACCACCTGGTGACACGTTGGATCAAGCTCGCGAAGAAACATATCCCGATCGAAGCGCTACCTGCGCGTATTTGTTACATGGGCTTCGGTCAACGCAAGGCCTTCGCATTAGAAGTGAACGACATGATCCGTCGCGGAGAACTAGCAGGACCTGTGGCATTCTCCCGTGACAACCTGGATTCTGGTTCGATCGTGAACCCGACATTCGAATCAGAAAACATGAAAGACGGCAGTGACTTGATCTCTGACTGGCCGATGTTGAACGGACTTTTAAACGCAGTAGGCATGTGTGACCTCATCGCGATCCAAGCGAACTATTCAATGGGGGAGGCAGTTCATACAGGCGTGACGATGGTTGCGGAGTGTGACCTCATCGCGATCCAAGCGAACTATTCAATGGGGGAGGCAGTTCATACAGGCGTGACGATGGTTGCGGACGGAACGGCAGAATCGGATATGAGACTCGAGGTGGCGATGACCGTAGACTCAGGCATAGGGGTTGTTCGTCACGCACAGGCGGGCTATGAAATTGCACAGGACGTAGCGAACGGAAAAGGAAAATTAACAGAGGAGAGCATCAAGATCCCATTATGGTGGAAGCGTGAAGCTACATTTGGACCTAAAGATGTGAAAAAGGAAGTTAAGGCATAA
- a CDS encoding basic amino acid ABC transporter substrate-binding protein — protein sequence MKKNLFLTMVMIFSLILAACGSGEADADADKNGSGGDKKTLKVATEANYAPFVYLDKGDMTGFDVDFMNAVAAEAGYEIELVNVGWDPLFVEVKSKLSDLGICAITINDERKQTYDFSVPYYLSTNKILVPEGSDIKTAADLKNDKVVAVLGGTTGQEAVEGILGKNNSNIKKFDNNNLAIMEMISGGADAVVADNAVVEEYAKNNPDQKLVVITDEQGFESEFYGIMFPKGSELTGDFDKAVTTILENGTYTKIYKEWFGTEPDVDTILAQQE from the coding sequence ATGAAAAAGAATTTATTTCTTACGATGGTCATGATTTTCTCTTTAATCTTAGCGGCATGTGGGTCAGGAGAGGCTGATGCAGATGCAGATAAGAATGGTAGCGGTGGAGATAAGAAAACACTTAAAGTTGCAACAGAGGCTAATTATGCGCCTTTTGTTTATTTGGATAAAGGAGATATGACTGGTTTCGATGTAGACTTTATGAATGCTGTTGCAGCAGAAGCTGGTTATGAGATTGAGCTAGTTAATGTTGGATGGGATCCACTGTTTGTTGAAGTAAAAAGTAAGCTTTCTGATTTAGGGATATGTGCAATTACAATCAATGATGAAAGAAAGCAAACGTACGATTTCTCAGTTCCATATTATCTATCAACTAATAAAATTCTAGTTCCAGAAGGTAGTGATATTAAAACTGCTGCGGACTTAAAGAATGATAAGGTAGTAGCGGTATTAGGTGGAACGACTGGTCAGGAAGCAGTGGAAGGTATTCTTGGTAAAAATAATAGTAATATAAAAAAATTCGATAATAATAACTTAGCTATCATGGAAATGATTAGCGGTGGGGCTGATGCTGTTGTTGCAGATAATGCAGTAGTGGAAGAATATGCAAAAAATAATCCCGACCAAAAGCTTGTAGTAATTACAGATGAACAAGGATTTGAGAGTGAGTTTTATGGAATTATGTTTCCTAAGGGAAGTGAACTGACAGGAGATTTTGATAAAGCGGTGACTACAATTCTTGAAAATGGAACATATACAAAAATCTATAAAGAATGGTTTGGAACAGAACCGGATGTTGATACAATACTTGCTCAACAGGAATGA
- a CDS encoding amino acid ABC transporter permease, with protein MDFRLDILVEYIPFFLKGTLLTIGLSLIGILLGTILGLLIGLGKMMRNKVISFICSCYIVFFRGTPLFVQILLIHFGVVPMIIGHTNGIIASIIALSLIAGAYISEIFRAGIQSIDKGQMEASRSLGMNHVQSMKDVILPQAFKRMIPPLGNEFIVLIKESSLAAIVATPELMYYGRALASQYYRVWEPYLTAALIYLVLTTTLSFLLNHLERRLATE; from the coding sequence TTGGATTTTAGACTAGACATTTTAGTGGAATATATTCCTTTCTTTTTAAAGGGAACGTTATTAACAATAGGATTATCACTTATTGGAATACTACTAGGAACAATATTAGGATTACTAATAGGTTTAGGAAAAATGATGCGAAATAAAGTTATTTCTTTTATATGTAGTTGCTATATAGTATTTTTCCGAGGAACACCTTTATTTGTCCAAATCTTATTGATCCACTTTGGGGTAGTTCCTATGATTATTGGTCATACAAATGGAATAATAGCTAGTATTATCGCACTTTCATTAATAGCGGGTGCTTATATATCAGAAATATTCAGAGCTGGGATTCAATCGATTGATAAAGGCCAAATGGAAGCATCACGTTCACTAGGTATGAATCATGTGCAATCAATGAAAGATGTAATTTTGCCACAAGCATTCAAACGAATGATTCCACCACTGGGTAATGAGTTTATCGTCCTAATTAAGGAATCTTCACTTGCAGCGATTGTTGCAACTCCAGAGCTGATGTATTATGGGCGTGCATTAGCAAGTCAATATTACAGAGTATGGGAGCCTTATCTGACCGCTGCCCTTATTTATCTCGTACTAACAACTACTTTAAGCTTCTTGTTAAATCATCTTGAAAGAAGGTTGGCAACAGAATGA
- a CDS encoding amino acid ABC transporter ATP-binding protein, translated as MIQVKNLKKSFGSNEVLKDINVVIKPKEVVVVIGPSGSGKSTFLRCLNLLESITDGRVAIEGVDITDKKTDINKVRTDVGMVFQQFNLFPHKTVMENIILAPMRVRKLSEEQAKKKGLDLLRKVGLEEKANAYPDSLSGGQKQRVAIARALAMEPKIMLFDEPTSALDPEMVGEVLEVMKQLAKEGMTMVVVTHEMGFAREVGDRVIFMDGGFIVEENIPKEIFENPQHDRTKSFLSKVL; from the coding sequence ATGATACAAGTGAAGAACTTAAAAAAATCATTTGGTAGTAACGAAGTATTAAAAGATATTAATGTTGTCATAAAGCCAAAAGAAGTTGTGGTAGTTATTGGTCCATCAGGGTCCGGAAAATCGACCTTTTTACGATGCTTGAATTTACTGGAATCCATCACGGATGGTCGTGTTGCTATAGAAGGTGTTGATATAACGGATAAGAAGACAGATATTAATAAAGTTAGAACTGATGTAGGTATGGTGTTTCAACAATTTAATTTATTCCCCCATAAAACGGTAATGGAAAATATAATACTTGCCCCTATGAGGGTGAGAAAACTTTCGGAAGAACAAGCAAAGAAAAAAGGCTTAGATTTACTTCGCAAAGTGGGACTTGAAGAGAAAGCAAATGCTTATCCCGATTCTCTATCAGGCGGTCAAAAACAACGAGTAGCTATTGCAAGGGCACTTGCGATGGAGCCGAAAATTATGCTTTTTGATGAACCGACATCTGCATTAGATCCTGAAATGGTTGGGGAAGTTCTGGAAGTAATGAAGCAATTAGCAAAAGAGGGGATGACGATGGTAGTAGTAACTCATGAAATGGGATTTGCTCGAGAAGTAGGTGACCGCGTTATATTTATGGATGGTGGTTTCATAGTGGAAGAAAATATTCCAAAAGAAATTTTTGAAAACCCACAACACGATCGTACAAAATCCTTCTTGAGCAAGGTTCTCTAA
- a CDS encoding YjiH family protein — protein sequence MNSLPESLENHQVSFNEQQKIYSFRNFLKFFFFSTIGIFMFFIPININDKNSIPLDHLVTWIRSFSNTANAYYAMILVVLGAAYPFYKKTWRKSKVEMVLSGFKVLGAIAAFLVLFEIGPAWLMAEDMGPYWYYSLLIPIGVLVPIGAIFLAMLVGYGLLEFIGIFMQPIMRPIWRTPGRSAIDAVASFVGSYSIGLLITNRIYKEGKYTKKEAVIIATGFSTVSATFMIVVANTLDLMHIWNLYFWLTFLVTFVVTAITVRIWPINKMSDEYYTEEGYPEEIIKENRVKYAWEQAMLTAHNAPKLKTNIYENVKDGLVMAMGILPSIMSIGLFGLILANHTPVFDFLGYIFYPLTWILQIPEPLLAAKAAAINLIDMFLPSLVVLEASLETRFIIGSLSISTILFFSALIPCILSTEIPIKMTHILAIWFWRTILTLIIVTPLAFLFL from the coding sequence ATGAATAGCCTTCCAGAATCATTAGAAAATCATCAAGTTTCGTTTAATGAGCAACAAAAGATATATTCGTTTCGGAATTTCTTAAAGTTCTTCTTTTTTAGTACGATAGGAATCTTTATGTTTTTTATACCTATCAATATAAATGATAAAAATTCCATTCCTTTAGATCATTTGGTTACATGGATTCGGTCATTTTCTAATACGGCAAATGCCTATTATGCCATGATATTAGTAGTTTTGGGTGCAGCTTACCCATTTTACAAAAAGACATGGCGCAAAAGTAAAGTGGAAATGGTGTTATCTGGTTTTAAAGTATTAGGAGCTATTGCTGCTTTTCTTGTATTGTTTGAAATTGGTCCTGCCTGGCTTATGGCAGAAGATATGGGCCCATACTGGTACTATAGTTTACTCATTCCTATTGGAGTTCTTGTACCAATTGGTGCCATCTTTTTAGCAATGTTAGTCGGATATGGATTACTTGAATTTATTGGTATTTTCATGCAGCCGATCATGCGTCCAATATGGAGAACTCCTGGTAGATCTGCTATTGATGCAGTTGCATCTTTTGTTGGTAGTTACTCAATTGGTTTGTTAATAACGAACAGAATTTACAAGGAAGGTAAATATACAAAAAAAGAAGCAGTTATTATTGCAACGGGTTTTTCAACTGTGTCCGCTACATTTATGATTGTTGTGGCAAACACTTTAGACTTAATGCATATTTGGAATTTATATTTTTGGCTCACGTTTTTAGTTACTTTTGTGGTAACAGCAATTACGGTAAGAATTTGGCCAATAAATAAAATGAGCGATGAGTATTACACAGAAGAAGGTTATCCAGAAGAAATTATAAAAGAGAATCGAGTAAAGTATGCATGGGAGCAAGCAATGCTTACTGCTCATAATGCTCCTAAATTAAAGACAAATATTTATGAGAATGTCAAAGATGGATTAGTAATGGCAATGGGTATTTTACCGTCCATTATGTCCATTGGATTATTTGGGCTAATATTGGCCAATCATACACCGGTGTTCGACTTTCTTGGTTATATTTTTTATCCATTAACTTGGATTCTTCAAATTCCAGAACCACTTCTAGCTGCAAAGGCTGCAGCCATTAACCTGATCGATATGTTTTTACCGTCATTGGTTGTATTGGAGGCAAGTTTAGAAACTCGATTTATCATTGGATCTCTTTCCATCTCAACGATTCTTTTCTTCTCTGCTTTGATACCTTGTATTCTATCAACGGAAATACCAATTAAGATGACTCATATATTAGCAATTTGGTTTTGGAGAACAATATTAACGCTAATTATTGTTACACCACTTGCATTTTTATTCCTCTAA